One stretch of Streptomyces agglomeratus DNA includes these proteins:
- the rnpA gene encoding ribonuclease P protein component, which yields MLPTENRLRRREDFATAVRRGRRAGRPLLVVHLRSSGATDPHAPGESVPQPRAGFVVSKAVGNAVVRNVVKRRLRHLVRDRLSELPPGSLVVVRALPGSGDADHAQLARDLDAALERLLGGGAR from the coding sequence GTGCTGCCTACCGAGAATCGGCTGAGGCGGCGCGAGGACTTCGCGACCGCGGTACGCCGAGGACGCCGGGCCGGACGCCCGCTCCTCGTCGTACACCTGCGAAGTAGCGGTGCAACGGACCCGCACGCGCCTGGGGAGAGCGTTCCCCAGCCGCGTGCGGGTTTCGTCGTCAGCAAAGCCGTTGGCAACGCTGTCGTACGGAACGTGGTGAAGCGCAGGCTTCGCCACCTGGTCCGGGACCGTCTGTCGGAGCTGCCCCCCGGTAGCCTGGTTGTCGTACGGGCATTGCCCGGATCAGGCGATGCCGACCATGCACAGCTGGCCCGAGACCTGGATGCCGCACTTGAGCGGCTGCTGGGAGGGGGCGCGCGATGA
- the yidD gene encoding membrane protein insertion efficiency factor YidD yields the protein MKYPLLALIKLYQWTISPLLGPVCRYYPSCSHYGFTAIDRHGAVKGTALTAWRILRCNPWSPGGVDHVPLRKRPRWHEALRHAWSGDRGSKGGQHSAAEINPAAETSPNAQGA from the coding sequence ATGAAGTACCCGCTGCTGGCTCTGATCAAGCTGTACCAGTGGACGATCAGTCCGTTGCTCGGGCCTGTCTGCCGGTACTACCCGTCGTGCTCCCACTACGGGTTCACCGCCATCGACCGGCACGGTGCGGTCAAGGGCACGGCCCTGACCGCCTGGCGCATTCTGCGGTGCAATCCGTGGTCGCCGGGCGGTGTGGACCATGTCCCGCTGCGCAAGCGTCCGCGTTGGCACGAAGCGCTGCGCCATGCGTGGAGCGGCGACCGCGGCAGCAAGGGCGGGCAGCACTCCGCCGCTGAGATCAACCCGGCCGCAGAGACCTCGCCCAATGCTCAAGGAGCCTGA
- the yidC gene encoding membrane protein insertase YidC: protein MDTIASLFSFITTPVSWVIVQFHTMYGALFGPDTGWAWGLSIVSLVVLIRICLIPLFVKQIKSTRGMQALQPEMKKIQERYKNDKQRQSEEMMKLYKETGTNPLSSCLPILAQSPFFFALYHVLSNIASGKTVGVINDELLASAREAHIFGAPLAAKFTDSAAKMESLNASLFDVRVVTALMIILMSASQFYTQRQLMTKNVDLTVKTPFMQQQKMLMYIFPVMFAVMGINFPVGVLVYWLTTNVWTMGQQMYVIHGNPTPGSKAQAQLLERMQKSIVKHGKVRRRSERNVIKQIAAKGRERNEAERKFVKGLGMARLTVQLDGTVAKGEPEVEAEDGTTPDSGPKRQQPKRLTKAQRQAAAAESAAKPSLQKEEQDDKPKTAGKPSSGSARQAKSGQRKGQQRPKHPSKK from the coding sequence GTGGACACGATTGCCAGTCTGTTCAGCTTTATCACCACCCCAGTTTCCTGGGTCATCGTCCAGTTCCACACGATGTACGGGGCCCTCTTCGGACCGGACACGGGCTGGGCCTGGGGTCTGTCCATCGTGTCCCTCGTGGTGCTGATCCGGATCTGCCTGATCCCGCTGTTCGTCAAGCAGATCAAGTCGACGCGTGGCATGCAGGCGCTCCAGCCTGAGATGAAGAAGATCCAGGAGCGCTACAAGAACGACAAGCAGCGTCAGTCCGAAGAGATGATGAAGCTGTACAAGGAGACGGGTACCAACCCGCTGTCCTCGTGCCTTCCCATCCTGGCGCAGTCGCCGTTCTTCTTCGCCCTGTACCACGTGCTTTCCAACATCGCCTCGGGCAAGACCGTGGGCGTGATCAACGACGAGCTGCTGGCGAGTGCGCGTGAGGCGCACATCTTCGGTGCTCCGCTGGCCGCGAAGTTCACGGACAGCGCGGCGAAGATGGAGAGTCTCAACGCCTCGCTGTTCGATGTCCGCGTCGTCACCGCGCTCATGATCATCCTGATGTCGGCGTCGCAGTTCTACACGCAGCGCCAGCTGATGACGAAGAACGTCGACCTGACGGTCAAGACGCCGTTCATGCAGCAGCAGAAGATGCTGATGTACATCTTCCCGGTCATGTTCGCCGTCATGGGCATCAACTTCCCCGTCGGTGTCCTCGTCTACTGGCTGACCACCAACGTGTGGACCATGGGTCAGCAGATGTACGTGATCCACGGCAACCCGACTCCGGGAAGCAAGGCTCAGGCCCAGCTGCTGGAGCGGATGCAGAAGTCGATCGTCAAGCACGGCAAGGTCCGCCGTCGGAGCGAGCGCAACGTGATCAAGCAGATCGCCGCCAAGGGCCGTGAGCGCAACGAGGCGGAGCGCAAGTTCGTCAAGGGTCTTGGCATGGCGCGGCTGACGGTGCAGCTCGACGGCACGGTGGCGAAGGGCGAGCCCGAGGTCGAGGCCGAGGACGGTACGACGCCGGATTCCGGCCCGAAGCGGCAGCAGCCCAAGCGTCTGACCAAGGCGCAGCGTCAGGCTGCCGCTGCCGAGTCCGCGGCGAAGCCCTCGCTCCAGAAGGAAGAGCAGGACGACAAGCCCAAGACGGCCGGCAAGCCTTCTTCCGGTTCCGCACGTCAAGCCAAGTCCGGGCAGCGCAAGGGCCAGCAGCGGCCCAAGCACCCGTCCAAGAAGTAA
- a CDS encoding protein jag — protein sequence MTEGTTSVAAEGSDTLTRLEQEGEIAADYLEGLLDITDLDGDIDMDVEADRAAVSIISDTGSRDLQKLVGRDGEVLEALQELTRLAVHRETGDRSRLMLDIAGFRAKRREELAEIGAKAADEVKGSGAPVKLDPMTPFERKVVHDAIAAAGLRSESEGEEPERFVVVLPA from the coding sequence GTGACGGAAGGCACCACCTCCGTGGCCGCTGAGGGTAGCGACACCCTGACCCGCCTCGAGCAGGAAGGGGAGATCGCGGCCGACTACCTTGAGGGTCTGCTCGACATCACCGACCTCGACGGCGACATCGACATGGACGTCGAGGCCGACCGGGCCGCCGTGTCGATCATCAGTGACACGGGCAGCCGTGATCTCCAGAAGCTCGTGGGCCGTGACGGCGAGGTGCTGGAGGCGCTTCAGGAGCTGACGCGTCTCGCTGTGCACCGTGAGACCGGGGACCGCAGCCGGCTGATGCTGGACATCGCGGGTTTCCGGGCCAAGCGGCGTGAGGAGCTCGCCGAGATCGGCGCGAAGGCCGCGGACGAGGTGAAGGGTTCCGGTGCGCCGGTGAAGCTGGACCCGATGACGCCGTTCGAGCGCAAGGTCGTGCACGACGCGATCGCGGCCGCTGGTCTGCGCAGCGAGTCCGAGGGCGAAGAGCCGGAGCGCTTCGTCGTCGTACTCCCGGCCTGA
- the rsmG gene encoding 16S rRNA (guanine(527)-N(7))-methyltransferase RsmG, translating into MTEEAELPQAPEEARAVFGEFFPAAVRYAELLADAGVKRGLIGPREVPRLWERHLLNCAVLSEVVPEGLTVCDVGSGAGLPGIPLALVRPDLKITLLEPLLRRTNFLQEVVELLGLDHVTVVRGRAEEVLGKLPPVHVVTARAVAPLDRLAGWGVPLLRPYGEMLALKGDTAEEELKSTRSALSKLGVVKTEVLQVGEGVVNPLSTVVRVEVGESPGGVRFAAKRAKAARPSRTRRRR; encoded by the coding sequence GTGACGGAGGAAGCAGAGCTTCCCCAGGCGCCTGAAGAGGCACGTGCGGTATTCGGTGAGTTCTTTCCAGCGGCCGTCCGGTACGCGGAGCTTCTCGCGGACGCCGGCGTCAAGCGGGGCCTGATCGGCCCTCGCGAGGTGCCGCGGCTGTGGGAGCGGCACTTGCTGAACTGTGCGGTGCTCTCCGAGGTGGTGCCGGAGGGTCTCACGGTCTGCGACGTGGGTTCGGGTGCCGGGCTTCCGGGAATTCCGCTCGCCCTGGTGCGCCCGGATCTGAAGATCACGCTGCTGGAGCCGCTGCTGCGGCGTACGAACTTCCTTCAGGAGGTCGTCGAGCTGCTGGGTCTGGATCACGTGACGGTGGTGCGCGGCCGGGCGGAGGAGGTCCTCGGGAAGCTGCCTCCGGTCCATGTGGTGACGGCGCGGGCTGTGGCACCGCTGGACCGGCTGGCGGGCTGGGGAGTTCCCCTGCTGCGTCCGTACGGGGAGATGCTGGCCCTCAAGGGCGACACCGCCGAGGAGGAGCTGAAGAGCACCCGTTCCGCGCTGAGCAAGCTCGGTGTGGTGAAGACCGAGGTGCTTCAGGTGGGCGAGGGTGTGGTCAATCCGCTGTCCACGGTGGTGCGTGTGGAGGTCGGGGAGAGTCCTGGCGGGGTGCGGTTCGCGGCCAAGCGGGCCAAGGCGGCGCGGCCGTCACGTACGCGTCGGCGCCGTTGA
- a CDS encoding ParA family protein, translating to MAGSVHCEPEVEESESLRSDANIAGPMTDPVPGPRSESVGEDVSRETPPPMDDTPIGRAAQLAVEALGRAGEGLPRPEQTRVMVVANQKGGVGKTTSTVNLAASLALHGARVLVVDLDPQGNASTALGIDHHAEVPSIYDVLVDSRPLSEVVQPVPDVEGLFCAPATIDLAGAEIELVSLVARESRLQRAIQAYEQPLDYILIDCPPSLGLLTVNAMVAGAEVLIPIQCEYYALEGLGQLLRNVDLVRGHLNPDLHVSTILLTMYDGRTRLASQVADEVRTHFGKEVLRTSIPRSVRISEAPSYGQTVLTYDPGSSGALSYLEAAREIALRGVGVHYDPQHAHSGSQNSQQSMSEGIQ from the coding sequence ATGGCAGGCTCTGTGCATTGCGAGCCTGAAGTCGAGGAGAGTGAATCCTTGCGGTCCGACGCCAACATCGCGGGACCGATGACCGACCCGGTCCCCGGTCCCCGATCCGAATCGGTGGGGGAGGATGTTTCACGTGAAACACCGCCCCCTATGGACGACACCCCCATTGGTCGTGCTGCCCAGCTGGCGGTAGAAGCTCTTGGCCGTGCAGGCGAGGGCCTGCCCCGTCCTGAGCAGACACGCGTCATGGTGGTGGCCAACCAGAAGGGCGGCGTCGGGAAGACCACGTCTACGGTCAACCTCGCCGCTTCGCTCGCGCTGCACGGCGCGCGCGTCCTGGTGGTGGACCTCGACCCGCAGGGCAACGCTTCCACGGCGCTGGGCATCGACCATCACGCCGAAGTTCCCTCGATCTATGACGTCCTCGTGGACAGCAGGCCGCTCTCCGAAGTGGTCCAGCCGGTCCCGGACGTCGAAGGTCTCTTCTGCGCCCCGGCCACCATCGATCTCGCCGGTGCGGAGATCGAGCTGGTGTCGCTGGTGGCGCGGGAGAGTCGCTTGCAGCGGGCTATCCAGGCGTACGAGCAGCCGCTGGACTACATCCTCATCGACTGCCCGCCTTCCCTGGGCCTGCTGACCGTCAATGCGATGGTCGCCGGTGCCGAGGTGCTGATCCCCATCCAGTGCGAGTACTACGCGCTGGAGGGACTGGGGCAGCTCCTGCGGAACGTCGACCTGGTGCGGGGGCACCTCAACCCGGACCTGCATGTGTCGACGATCCTGCTGACCATGTACGACGGCAGGACCCGGCTCGCCTCTCAGGTGGCCGACGAAGTGCGTACCCACTTCGGCAAGGAGGTGCTCCGGACGAGCATCCCGAGGTCCGTGCGTATCTCGGAAGCGCCGAGCTACGGGCAGACCGTGCTCACCTATGACCCGGGATCCAGCGGAGCGCTTTCCTACCTGGAAGCGGCCCGTGAGATCGCGTTGCGGGGCGTCGGGGTGCACTACGACCCGCAGCATGCCCACTCGGGCAGCCAGAACAGCCAGCAGAGCATGTCGGAGGGGATCCAGTGA
- a CDS encoding ParB/RepB/Spo0J family partition protein — protein MSERRRGLGRGLGALIPAASQEKPSPPVGAASTSPGSVPVMTAERGVAAAKVTSLPAGGVSRETEVPGQGAQPEAAGPSEVAGVHFAELPLDSIKPNSRQPREVFDEDALAELVTSIKEVGLLQPVVVRQLGPERYELIMGERRWRACREAGLDRIPAIVRATEDEKLLLDALLENLHRAQLNPLEEAAAYDQLLKDFNCTHDQLADRIGRSRPQVSNTLRLLRLSPSVQRRVAAGVLSAGHARALLGVDDSEEQDRLAHRIVAEGLSVRAVEEIVTLMGSGPQSSPKAKGPRAGTRLSPALSSLASRLSDRFETRVKVDLGQKKGKIVVEFASMEDLERILGTLAPGEGRVLEKGLTEEDPEGSES, from the coding sequence GTGAGTGAGCGACGTAGAGGGTTGGGGCGTGGGCTCGGTGCGCTGATCCCTGCCGCTTCGCAGGAGAAGCCGAGTCCGCCCGTGGGGGCGGCCTCGACGTCCCCCGGTTCGGTGCCGGTGATGACGGCGGAGCGCGGGGTGGCGGCCGCGAAGGTCACGTCGCTCCCCGCCGGCGGCGTTTCACGTGAAACCGAAGTTCCCGGGCAGGGGGCGCAGCCGGAGGCCGCTGGGCCCAGTGAGGTCGCGGGTGTTCATTTCGCGGAGCTTCCGCTGGATTCCATCAAGCCGAACTCGCGCCAACCGCGTGAGGTGTTCGACGAGGACGCGCTCGCGGAGCTGGTCACCTCCATCAAGGAGGTCGGACTCCTCCAGCCCGTCGTCGTACGGCAGCTGGGCCCTGAGCGGTACGAGCTCATCATGGGCGAGCGCCGGTGGCGTGCGTGCAGGGAAGCGGGTCTCGATCGGATCCCGGCGATTGTCCGAGCCACAGAGGACGAGAAGCTTCTCCTCGACGCGCTGCTGGAGAACCTGCACCGGGCGCAGCTGAACCCGCTGGAAGAGGCTGCCGCGTACGACCAGCTGCTCAAGGACTTCAACTGCACGCACGACCAGCTGGCGGACCGGATCGGGCGCTCGCGTCCGCAGGTGTCCAACACACTGCGCCTGCTGCGGCTCTCGCCGTCGGTGCAGCGCAGGGTCGCGGCGGGCGTGCTGTCCGCCGGGCATGCGCGGGCGTTGCTCGGGGTGGACGACTCCGAGGAGCAGGACCGTCTGGCGCACCGCATCGTGGCCGAGGGGCTGTCGGTACGTGCGGTCGAGGAGATCGTGACTCTGATGGGCTCGGGCCCGCAGAGCAGTCCGAAGGCGAAGGGACCGCGCGCGGGTACCCGGCTGTCACCCGCGCTGTCCAGCCTCGCTTCGCGTCTCTCGGACAGGTTCGAGACGCGGGTGAAGGTCGACCTGGGGCAGAAGAAGGGGAAGATCGTCGTCGAATTCGCGTCGATGGAGGACCTGGAGCGGATTCTTGGGACACTCGCCCCCGGCGAGGGGCGGGTTCTAGAGAAGGGGCTCACCGAAGAGGACCCGGAGGGCAGCGAGAGCTGA
- a CDS encoding GNAT family N-acetyltransferase, with protein MGRRLVPLTLDNLPDLPKRCRSCVFWELDPVSGEAAVKAGTPELEKEAWISAVLLEWGSCGRVVYVDEVPAGFVLYAPPAYVPRSTAFPTSPVSPDAVQLMTAWIMPSYQGQGLGRVMVQTVAKDLLRRGFKAIEAFGDARWTEPACLLPADHLLSVGFKTVRPHPLHPRLRLELRTTLSWKEDVELALDRLLGAVQKEPVLRPL; from the coding sequence ATGGGACGTCGGCTCGTACCGCTCACGCTGGACAATCTTCCGGACCTCCCCAAGCGCTGCCGCTCCTGCGTCTTCTGGGAACTTGATCCGGTCAGTGGAGAAGCAGCGGTAAAGGCAGGCACTCCGGAGCTGGAGAAGGAAGCCTGGATCTCGGCGGTCCTGCTGGAGTGGGGTTCGTGCGGGCGGGTGGTCTACGTGGACGAGGTCCCCGCGGGCTTCGTGCTGTACGCACCGCCGGCCTACGTACCGAGGTCGACGGCCTTCCCGACCAGCCCGGTGTCGCCGGACGCGGTGCAGTTGATGACGGCCTGGATCATGCCCAGCTATCAGGGGCAGGGGCTGGGGCGCGTCATGGTGCAGACCGTAGCCAAGGACTTGCTGCGGCGGGGATTCAAGGCCATCGAGGCGTTCGGCGATGCCCGCTGGACGGAGCCCGCTTGTCTGTTGCCTGCGGACCACCTGCTGTCGGTCGGCTTCAAGACGGTACGCCCGCATCCGCTGCACCCCCGGCTGAGGCTGGAGCTCAGGACGACGCTTTCCTGGAAGGAAGACGTCGAGCTGGCACTGGACAGACTGCTGGGGGCGGTGCAGAAGGAGCCGGTGCTCCGTCCGCTGTAG
- the trxA gene encoding thioredoxin, translating into MAGTLKNVTDASFEQDVLKSDKPVLVDFWAAWCGPCRQIAPSLEAIAAEHDEIEIVKLNIDENPATAAKYGVMSIPTLNVYLNGEVAKTIVGAKPKAALLRDLGDFIGEEVTKA; encoded by the coding sequence GTGGCCGGCACCTTGAAGAACGTGACCGACGCATCCTTTGAGCAGGACGTCCTCAAGAGCGACAAGCCCGTACTGGTGGACTTCTGGGCCGCCTGGTGCGGACCGTGCCGCCAGATCGCCCCGTCTCTCGAAGCGATCGCGGCCGAGCACGACGAGATCGAGATCGTCAAGCTCAACATCGACGAGAACCCGGCCACCGCAGCCAAGTACGGCGTCATGTCCATCCCGACGCTGAACGTCTACCTGAACGGCGAGGTCGCCAAGACCATCGTCGGCGCCAAGCCGAAGGCCGCACTTCTGCGCGACCTCGGCGACTTCATCGGCGAAGAGGTCACCAAGGCCTGA
- the trxB gene encoding thioredoxin-disulfide reductase → MSDVRNVIIIGSGPAGYTAALYTARASLKPLVFEGAVTAGGALMNTTDVENFPGFRDGIMGPDLMDNMRAQAERFGAELVPDDIVSVDLTGDIKTVTDTAGTVHRAKAVIVSTGSQHRKLGLPKEDALSGRGVSWCATCDGFFFKDQDIAVVGGGDTAMEEATFLSRFAKSVTIVHRRDTLRASKAMQDRAFADPKIKFAWDSSIAELQGDQKLSGVTLRDTKSGEITPLPVTGLFIAVGHDPRTELFKGQLELDEEGYVKVDAPSTRTNLTGVFAAGDVVDHTYRQAITAAGTGCSAALDAERFLAALADTDKVAEPEKTTAA, encoded by the coding sequence GTGAGCGACGTCCGAAACGTGATCATCATCGGCTCCGGGCCCGCCGGCTACACCGCCGCGCTGTACACCGCGCGTGCGTCGTTGAAGCCGCTGGTGTTCGAGGGTGCGGTGACCGCAGGCGGTGCTCTGATGAACACCACCGACGTGGAGAACTTCCCCGGGTTCCGCGACGGCATCATGGGCCCCGACCTGATGGACAACATGCGCGCCCAGGCCGAGCGCTTCGGCGCCGAGCTCGTTCCGGACGACATCGTGTCCGTCGACCTCACCGGCGACATCAAGACCGTCACCGACACCGCCGGTACGGTTCACCGCGCCAAGGCGGTCATCGTCTCGACGGGCTCCCAGCACCGCAAGCTCGGTCTGCCCAAGGAGGACGCGCTCTCCGGACGCGGCGTCTCCTGGTGCGCCACCTGCGACGGGTTCTTCTTCAAGGACCAGGACATCGCCGTGGTCGGCGGCGGCGACACGGCGATGGAAGAGGCGACCTTCCTCTCCCGCTTCGCCAAGTCCGTCACCATCGTCCACCGCCGTGACACCCTGCGCGCCTCCAAGGCGATGCAGGACCGCGCCTTCGCCGACCCGAAGATCAAGTTCGCCTGGGACAGCTCGATCGCCGAGCTCCAGGGCGACCAGAAGCTCTCGGGCGTGACGCTGCGGGACACCAAGAGCGGCGAGATCACCCCGCTGCCCGTCACCGGACTGTTCATCGCCGTGGGCCACGACCCGCGCACCGAACTGTTCAAGGGCCAGCTGGAGCTGGACGAAGAGGGTTACGTGAAGGTCGACGCACCGTCAACGCGCACGAACCTCACCGGTGTCTTCGCCGCCGGCGACGTGGTGGACCACACCTACCGGCAGGCCATCACGGCCGCCGGCACCGGCTGCTCGGCCGCACTCGACGCCGAGCGATTCCTGGCCGCTCTGGCGGACACCGACAAGGTGGCCGAGCCGGAGAAGACCACCGCCGCCTGA
- a CDS encoding zf-HC2 domain-containing protein has product MTSRAGTTQHPDVSEISDLAEGLLTPSRTADVRRHLEECALCRDVQASLDEIRGLLGTLPGPPRMPGDVAGRIDAALAAEALLDSTAHEETPPVSRETAHPSHLADPVPAADRPAGRPRATTGPGRDSRTRRRRRGAVLGALFGTAALGMGVFLLQSVESPDGKDATADRSATAKMRSGPTFSASALENRVQDLIAQQPLSQEETTENAPSMGIESHTPLRKTDVPVPQCVHEGTGRNTVPLAAEEGTYDGRRAFLLVLPHTTDATRVQAYVVDAACEGAAPPVKGEILLTQTYPRR; this is encoded by the coding sequence ATGACATCGAGGGCCGGCACGACTCAGCACCCGGATGTCTCGGAGATCTCCGACCTCGCCGAGGGGCTCCTCACCCCTTCCCGCACGGCGGACGTACGCCGACACCTCGAAGAATGCGCTCTGTGCCGCGACGTACAGGCATCCCTGGACGAGATTCGCGGACTGCTCGGGACCCTGCCCGGGCCGCCCCGGATGCCGGGCGATGTCGCGGGCCGCATCGACGCCGCGCTGGCCGCCGAAGCGCTCCTGGACTCCACGGCCCACGAGGAGACCCCGCCTGTTTCACGTGAAACAGCGCACCCGTCTCACCTCGCCGACCCCGTACCGGCAGCAGACCGCCCCGCCGGCCGCCCCCGCGCGACCACCGGGCCCGGCCGGGACAGCAGGACCAGGCGCCGTCGGCGCGGTGCCGTCCTCGGCGCCCTGTTCGGTACGGCCGCCCTCGGCATGGGCGTGTTCCTGCTCCAGTCGGTCGAGTCACCGGACGGCAAGGACGCCACCGCTGACAGGAGCGCCACCGCGAAGATGAGGTCAGGTCCCACGTTCTCCGCGAGCGCCCTCGAGAACCGCGTCCAGGACCTGATCGCCCAGCAGCCGCTCTCCCAGGAGGAGACGACCGAGAACGCCCCTTCCATGGGTATCGAGTCCCACACGCCCCTGCGCAAGACAGACGTGCCGGTGCCGCAGTGCGTCCACGAGGGCACTGGCCGCAACACGGTCCCGCTCGCCGCGGAGGAAGGCACGTACGACGGCAGGAGGGCCTTCCTCCTCGTCCTTCCGCACACCACCGACGCCACCCGGGTGCAGGCATACGTCGTCGACGCCGCGTGTGAGGGAGCCGCTCCGCCCGTCAAGGGTGAGATTCTGCTGACACAGACCTACCCTCGCCGTTGA
- the sigM gene encoding RNA polymerase sigma factor SigM — protein sequence MDDAAHRATSDQDLLAAHVKGDPDAFGELVRRHRDRLWAVALRTLGDREEAADAVQDALVSAYRAAHTFRGQSAVTTWLHRITVNACLDRARKAASRKTAPVDDADRLDQLLEPHESAEAPAERQDLHRELIAALATLPPEQRAALVLVDMQGYPVAEAARVLDVPTGTVKSRCARGRARLLPLLTHLRTPTGGSEDSGGGRNRTPGASVPPASGPKSPKKPGTAEQAVAGPTDAGPSDPAAVKGGGERA from the coding sequence TTGGACGACGCCGCGCACCGCGCCACAAGCGACCAGGACCTCCTGGCCGCTCATGTCAAAGGCGACCCCGACGCGTTCGGTGAGCTCGTACGGCGCCACCGCGACCGGCTGTGGGCCGTGGCCCTGCGCACGCTCGGCGACCGCGAGGAGGCGGCCGACGCCGTACAGGACGCCCTGGTGTCCGCCTACCGCGCCGCCCACACCTTCCGCGGGCAGTCCGCCGTCACCACCTGGCTGCACCGCATCACCGTCAATGCCTGCCTCGACCGGGCCCGCAAGGCGGCGTCGCGCAAGACCGCCCCGGTCGACGACGCGGACCGCCTGGACCAGCTCCTGGAGCCCCACGAGTCCGCCGAAGCGCCCGCGGAGCGCCAGGACCTCCACAGAGAGCTCATCGCGGCCCTGGCGACCCTTCCCCCCGAACAGCGGGCCGCGCTCGTCCTGGTGGACATGCAGGGCTATCCAGTGGCGGAAGCCGCCCGCGTCCTCGATGTGCCGACCGGAACGGTGAAAAGCCGCTGTGCGCGCGGCCGCGCCCGGCTGCTGCCACTCCTCACCCATCTGCGCACCCCCACCGGGGGTAGCGAGGACTCCGGCGGGGGAAGGAACCGGACGCCCGGGGCATCCGTCCCACCGGCATCGGGGCCCAAGAGCCCAAAGAAACCCGGGACCGCGGAACAAGCGGTCGCGGGACCAACGGATGCGGGACCGAGCGATCCTGCTGCGGTGAAGGGCGGAGGTGAGCGCGCATGA